The following coding sequences lie in one Arachis ipaensis cultivar K30076 chromosome B05, Araip1.1, whole genome shotgun sequence genomic window:
- the LOC107642704 gene encoding calcium-transporting ATPase 2, plasma membrane-type yields the protein MMESYLKENFDVKPKNSSEEALERWRKLCGMVKNPKRRFRFTANLSKRQEADAMRLGNKEKLKVAVLVSKAAFQFIQGAQVKPSDEKVPEEVKAAGFEISGDELGTIVEGHDVKKLKSHGGVDGVAEKLSTSTSKGLSSDPDSLSKRQDIYGINKFAESEAKSFWVFVWEALQDMTLMILGVCAFVSLIVGIATEGWPKGAHDGLGIVASILLVVFVTATSDYRQSLQFKDLDKEKKKISVQVTRDGCRQKMSIYELLAGDIVHLSIGDQVPADGLFLSGFSVLIDESSLTGESEPVMVNSEYPFLLSGTKVQDGSCKMLVTTVGMRTQWGKLMATLSEGGDDETPLQVKLNGVATIIGKIGLFFAVVTFAVLVQGLVSRKLQEGRIWSWNGDDALEMLEFFAVAVTIVVVAVPEGLPLAVTLSLAFAMKKMMNDKALVRHLAACETMGSATTICSDKTGTLTTNHMTVVKTCICMNTNEVSNNKASDLCSELPDSSMKLLLQSIFNNTGGEVVVNKHGKREILGTPTETAILEFGLSLGGDFQAEKQECNVVKVEPFNSTKKKMSLVVELPGGGLRAHCKGASEIILASCDKVLNSAGEVVLLNEESSNHLKATIDQFANEALRTLCLAYKELDNGFSSEDPIPDSGYTCIGIVGIKDPVRPGVKESVAVCRSAGITVRMVTGDNINTAKAIARECGILTDDGIAIEGPEFREKSEEELLKLIPKIQVMARSSPLDKHTLVKHLRNTFGEVVAVTGDGTNDAPALHEADIGLAMGIAGTEVAKESADVIILDDNFSTIVTVAKWGRSVYINIQKFVQFQLTVNVVALIVNFTSACVTGSAPLTAVQLLWVNMIMDTLGALALATEPPNDDLMKRLPVGRKGNFISNVMWRNILGQSLYQFMVIWFLQSRGKSIFSLDGPDSDLVLNTLIFNTFVFCQVFNEINSREMEEIDVFKGILNNHVFVGVLTATVFFQIIIVEYLGTFANTTPLTLVQWFFSLLVGFLGMPIAARLKKIRV from the exons GAGAAGCTGAAGGTGGCAGTTTTGGTTTCCAAAGCAGCATTTCAATTTATCCAAG GTGCACAAGTGAAACCAAGTGATGAAAAAGTACCCGAGGAAGTTAAAGCAGCAGGTTTTGAAATCAGTGGTGATGAATTGGGGACTATTGTTGAAGGCCATGATGTGAAGAAGCTGAAATCTCATGGTGGGGTTGATGGCGTTGCAGAGAAGCTTTCTACATCAACCAGCAAGGGGCTTAGCAGTGATCCCGATTCACTGAGCAAGAGACAAGACATATATGGGATCAACAAATTCGCCGAAAGCGAAGCCAAGAGTTTCTGGGTTTTTGTTTGGGAAGCCCTTCAAGACATGACTCTGATGATACTTGGAGTGTGTGCTTTTGTGTCTCTGATAGTTGGCATTGCAACAGAAGGTTGGCCAAAGGGAGCGCATGACGGTCTTGGCATTGTTGCCAGCATACTACTGGTTGTGTTTGTGACAGCAACCAGTGATTACAGGCAGTCATTGCAATTCAAAGATTTGgacaaggagaagaagaagatttcAGTTCAGGTAACAAGAGACGGTTGCAGGCAGAAGATGTCAATATATGAATTACTTGCTGGTGATATTGTGCATCTTTCAATTGGTGATCAAGTACCTGCTGATGGACTATTTCTCTCTGGATTCTCTGTGTTGATTGATGAATCAAGCTTGACAGGGGAGAGTGAACCGGTTATGGTGAACTCTGAGTATCCATTTCTTCTTTCTGGAACCAAGGTTCAAGATGGATCTTGCAAGATGTTGGTTACCACTGTGGGAATGAGGACTCAATGGGGAAAGTTGATGGCAACTCTGAGTGAAGGTGGAGATGATGAAACTCCATTACAGGTTAAATTGAATGGAGTTGCAACCATTATTGGCAAGATAGGCCTCTTCTTCGCCGTGGTTACATTCGCGGTTCTTGTGCAAGGACTAGTGAGCCGTAAGCTCCAAGAAGGGAGAATATGGAGCTGGAATGGAGATGATGCTTTGGAGATGCTGGAATTCTTCGCTGTCGCGGTTACCATAGTAGTTGTTGCTGTCCCAGAAGGGCTGCCACTGGCTGTGACATTGAGCCTTGCCTTCGCcatgaagaagatgatgaatgatAAGGCCCTTGTGAGGCATTTGGCCGCGTGCGAAACCATGGGATCTGCCACAACTATATGCAGTGACAAGACTGGAACTCTAACAACTAATCACATGACTgttgtgaaaacatgcatttgtATGAACACCAATGAAGTGAGTAACAATAAGGCTTCTGATTTGTGTTCTGAGCTTCCTGATTCTTCCATGAAACTGCTCCTTCAGTCAATATTCAACAACACTGGAGGAGAGGTTGTGGTTAACAAACATGGGAAGCGAGAGATCTTAGGGACACCAACAGAGACTGCAATCTTGGAGTTTGGCTTGTCACTTGGTGGAGATTTTCAAGCAGAGAAACAAGAATGCAATGTTGTTAAAGTTGAGCCTTTCAACTCCACCAAGAAGAAAATGAGCCTTGTGGTGGAGCTCCCTGGTGGTGGATTGCGTGCACACTGCAAAGGTGCTTCTGAGATCATCCTGGCCTCTTGTGACAAGGTGCTTAACTCTGCCGGCGAGGTTGTCCTGCTCAATGAAGAATCAAGTAACCATCTCAAGGCTACAATAGACCAGTTTGCTAATGAGGCACTCAGAACATTATGCCTTGCCTATAAAGAATTAGATAATGGATTCTCTTCTGAGGATCCAATTCCTGATTCTGGCTATACTTGTATAGGAATTGTTGGTATCAAGGATCCGGTTCGCCCCGGCGTTAAGGAATCTGTAGCAGTATGCCGCTCTGCTGGAATCACAGTGAGGATGGTTACAGGAGATAATATCAATACTGCCAAGGCTATAGCCAGGGAATGTGGGATCTTAACAGATGATGGCATAGCCATTGAAGGTCCAGAGTTTAGAGAGAAGAGTGAGGAAGAATTGCTTAAACTCATTCCCAAAATTCAG gtTATGGCTCGGTCGTCGCCTTTAGACAAACACACATTGGTGAAACACTTGCGTAACACGTTTGGGGAAGTTGTAGCTGTAACTGGCGATGGAACAAATGATGCTCCAGCACTTCATGAAGCTGACATTGGACTTGCTATGGGCATTGCTGGAACTGAG GTTGCAAAAGAAAGTGCTGATGTCATAATTCTAGATGACAACTTCTCCACAATAGTGACAGTGGCCAAATGGGGACGTTCTGTTTACATAAATATTCAAAAATTCGTGCAGTTTCAGTTAACGGTTAATGTGGTTGCATTGATAGTGAACTTCACCTCAGCATGTGTGACAG GAAGTGCACCCCTCACAGCTGTTCAACTTTTGTGGGTGAACATGATCATGGATACACTGGGAGCACTAGCACTAGCAACTGAACCTCCGAATGATGATTTAATGAAGCGTTTGCCTGTTGGAAGGAAGGGCAATTTCATCAGCAATGTCATGTGGAGGAACATCTTGGGACAATCATTGTATCAGTTTATGGTGATATGGTTTCTTCAGTCAAGGGGGAAATCCATATTTTCGCTCGACGGCCCTGACTCGGATCTGGTCTTAAACACACTCATTTTCAACACATTTGTCTTTTGTCAG GTTTTCAATGAGATTAACTCACGTGAGATGGAGGAAATAGATGTTTTCAAAGGCATATTGAACAATCATGTTTTCGTGGGTGTCCTTACTGCTACTGTTTTCTTCCAAATCATAATAGTGGAGTACTTGGGAACCTTTGCAAACACAACACCTCTAACTCTGGTTCAATGGTTCTTCAGCTTGTTGGTTGGATTTTTAGGCATGCCAATCGCAGCTCGCTTGAAGAAGATCCGTGTTTGA
- the LOC107642703 gene encoding uncharacterized protein LOC107642703, with protein sequence MKKRLPSSAEEFLSSATKLTLKTSKPSLKTQIHAIKPSSELSSTLPQSLCNSISSAIQSFHNLLQPNPPTTLSPTKSPRTPPSKRLRRSSRLDPPLANPDDEKDKILERLQILAHIAQLCVSHPKKPFSPSDLLPGVQVLHDNLIVFESDSVLSSSIECLCEEWWKDNLPGRESLISQTLPFLLARSLTVKKKVDVHKVYTLREAFALFDFDDDSIEDLKLLLVRCVISPLYLKTEDGRKFLSFVFGLSQQLAKEVLAMIRSQIPFGRKSMLESYGDILFRAWKAAEGDSKSEIENGFLQEMIEAAIHAGSSALASYIRRIFGAFVEQRTTDGVEKLLFQLAEPVIFRSLQVANSNVRQNALHLLLDLFPLEDPDATKEEKDILLDKQFFLLERLLKDDCPQVRTIAVEGSCRVLHLFWEIIPSPIITKIITKLFDDMSHDACSEVRVSMLNGIIYLLGNPHSHEILKVLLPRLRHLMLDNVLTVRIAAADLLVHLEDVRNFQFNKVVELDSLLSILASDQPPVAQKITKLLMPSYFPSKVPIEEACNRCITLMRRSPMGGAIFCKFAILEGAPKDHLMELIKAFMSLVLSPHKLDANQIEGFLVAASYLCDDLASELCYKNALKQLFTQEKVKKLLTLASTGQAQSSLFNLLSAVHPDGVAGLLEECMAIVTNCNGLSEDVDRQSEMRSAHKLLLSLGYFDDMLEALTSLLHKAAYRCHIKFGTVMPSHSISSVKGKKSKSSGKFSFKSKIINRKQSFEDDYLVAVGIAWQVRDFLLNEDTRKALLRPQTLEMLFLSLKIISEVTIVHCGEYDYMDISPILAYMAIALQMTVDIVSTTSIQNNDTKRKKCKTEASTSLSESVLEQTIEHVLDCLEKLFVADDSTKNDKVDSDLQSANRTNRIATQRDSAHNKPRQVLCKVKMLTAVLKFMADTFAMDFAPHNHELFLNYTSKCVQHIMSSLDRLHHKQIQFNEDDMKSVFFCLKSSFTYATKVLNMTLTDSSGLSTNSPTAFALANDLLDLVVLIESYLGSGYASRLVAAANPWLPDLVLALASISVQKHGVGGRKHSTASDQMKLRIPKWLLIVAKTELSSVKDAAEDGYSDQQKFSAFDRLLSMLVVLLKKNSDVMDAVGVIFLDSSLVGLERKDIGLALGLLHFVRFKLFEHDDRDWGDMMLSSLQGIYPKIEREIAEENHEEELDKLTFAKDLIEPLWMHHLYETGKVSMTDE encoded by the exons ATGAAGAAGAGGCTTCCTTCATCCGCAGAAGAATTCCTTTCTTCAGCCACAAAGCTAACTCTCAAAACCTCGAAGCCATCACTCAAAACCCAAATTCACGCCATCAAACCATCCTCCGAACTCTCCTCTACACTCCCTCAATCCCTCTGCAATTCAATCTCCTCCGCAATTCAATCCTTCCACAACCTTCTTCAACCAAACCCTCCAACAACCCTCAGCCCCACCAAATCCCCTCGCACCCCTCCCTCCAAGCGCCTCCGTCGCTCTTCTCGCCTCGATCCCCCACTCGCCAACCCGGATGATGAGAAGGACAAAATTCTCGAGCGCCTCCAAATTCTCGCGCATATCGCGCAACTTTGCGTCTCGCACCCCAAGAAACCGTTCTCGCCGTCGGATTTGCTCCCGGGAGTTCAGGTGCTTCACGATAACTTGATCGTGTTCGAGTCCGACTCGGTTCTTTCCTCGTCGATCGAGTGCTTGTGCGAGGAATGGTGGAAGGACAATCTTCCCGGCCGAGAGTCTTTAATCTCGCAGACTCTCCCTTTTCTCCTCGCGAGATCTCTCACGGTGAAGAAGAAGGTCGACGTGCACAAGGTCTACACGCTCCGGGAGGCTTTTGCTCTGTTTGACTTTGACGACGACAGCATCGAGGATTTGAAGCTGTTGCTGGTTCGTTGCGTGATTTCGCCGCTGTATTTGAAGACAGAGGACGGAAGGAAATTCCTCTCGTTCGTGTTTGGTCTGAGCCAACAGTTAGCGAAGGAAGTTTTGGCTATGATTCGCTCCCAGATACCGTTTGGGAGGAAGTCGATGCTTGAGTCTTACGGGGATATCCTGTTTCGGGCATGGAAAGCAGCTGAAGGGGATTCGAAAAGCGAAATTGAGAATGGGTTCTTGCAGGAGATGATCGAAGCTGCTATACATGCTGGTTCTTCAGCCCTTGCTTCATATATTAGAAGGATTTTTGGAGCATTTGTTGAACAAAGGACCACAGATGGAGTTGAGAAGCTTCTGTTTCAGCTTGCTGAGCCTGTGATATTTAGGTCCTTGCAG GTTGCAAACTCAAATGTTAGGCAGAATGCTTTACATTTACTTCTTGACTTGTTCCCTCTTGAAGACCCTGATGCTACGAAAGAGGAGAAAGATATATTGCTTGATAAGCAGTTCTTCTTATTAGAAAGGTTACTTAAAGATGATTGTCCACAAGTGAGAACAATTGCTGTTGAGGGTTCCTGTCGTGTGCTTCATCTGTTTTGGGAAATTATTCCTTCACCAATCATAACAAAGATAATTACAAAACTATTTGATGACATGTCTCATGATGCATGCAGTGAAGTGAGGGTTTCCATGTTAAATGGCATAATTTATTTGCTTGGCAATCCCCACTCTCATGAAATTCTTAAGGTTCTCTTGCCAAGACTTCGGCATTTAATGCTGGACAATGTTCTCACGGTTCGAATTGCTGCAGCAGATCTCTTAGTACACCTAGAGGACGTCAGAAATTTTCAGTTCAACAAG GTGGTGGAGCTTGATTCACTATTGTCTATCCTTGCTAGTGATCAACCTCCTGTGGCTCAGAAGATAACAAAATTGCTTATGCCATCATACTTTCCCTCGAAAGTACCCATTGAGGAGGCATGTAATCGTTGCATTACACTTATGAGAAGGTCTCCGATGGGAGGTGCAATCTTCTGTAAATTTGCAATCTTGGAAGGAGCACCTAAAGATCATCTTATGGAACTCATCAAAGCATTCATGAGTTTGGTCTTGTCACCTCATAAGTTGGATGCAAATCAGATTGAGGGTTTTCTTGTTGCTGCTAGCTACCTTTGTGATGACTTAGCCAGTGAACTATGCTACAAGAATGCCCTCAAACAATTATTTACTcaagagaaagtaaaaaaatTACTTACTTTGGCATCAACAGGCCAAGCTCAATCTTCTTTATTCAACCTCCTTTCTGCTGTCCATCCAGATGGTGTTGCTGGACTACTTGAAGAATGCATGGCTATTGTCACAAACTGCAATGGCTTATCTGAGGATGTTGATCGCCAATCTGAAATGAGGTCTGCACATAAGTTATTGCTTTCATTGGGTTATTTTGATGATATGTTGGAAGCCTTAACATCCCTCTTGCATAAGGCTGCTTACCGGTGTCATATTAAATTTGGCACAGTCATGCCATCACATAGCATTTCTTCTGTTAAGGGGAAGAAATCTAAATCCTCTGGAAAATTTTCATTTAAATCAAAGATTATAAACAGAAAGCAATCTTTTGAGGATGATTATTTAGTTGCTGTCGGGATAGCATGGCAAGTTAGGGACTTCCTTCTAAATGAGGATACCAGAAAAGCCTTGCTAAGACCTCAAACGTTAGAGATGTTATTTTTATCCCTCAAGATAATCTCCGAGGTCACAATTGTGCATTGTGGGGAGTATGATTACATGGACATTTCACCCATTTTGGCATATATGGCTATTGCTCTGCAAATGACCGTTGATATTGTTAGCACAACTAGTATTCAGAATAATGATACGAAGAGGAAAAAATGTAAGACTGAGGCTTCTACATCACTCTCAGAG TCTGTCTTGGAGCAGACGATAGAGCATGTGCTCGACTGTTTAGAAAAACTATTTGTAGCAGATGACTCCACAAAAAATGACAAAGTTGATTCAGATCTTCAGTCTGCCAACAGGACAAATAGAATTGCCACACAAAGGG ATTCTGCGCACAACAAACCTCGGCAAGTATTATGTAAGGTGAAGATGCTTACTGCTGTTCTCAAGTTCATGGCTGACACATTCGCAATGGATTTTGCTCCCCACAACCATGAATTATTCTTAAATTACACATCAAAATGTGTGCAGCACATTATGTCTTCGTTGGACAGGCTACATCATAAACAGATACAGTTTAACGAAGATGATATGAAAAGCGTATTCTTTTGTCTGAAAAGCTCTTTCACCTATGCAACAAAAGTACTAAATATGACACTCACAGATTCCAGTGGATTATCCACAAATTCACCAACAGCTTTTGCCCTTGCAAATGACCTGCTTGATTTAGTCGTTTTGATTGAATCATACTTGGGCTCTGGATATGCCTCGCGTCTTGTTGCAGCAGCAAACCCTTGGCTCCCCGATTTGGTTCTGGCATTAGCATCTATAAGTGTTCAGAAACATGGTGTGGGTGGCAGGAAACATTCAACTGCATCTGACCAAATGAAGCTTCGTATTCCAAAATGGCTCTTGATCGTAGCCAAGACTGAGCTGTCATCTGTAAAGGATGCTGCAGAAGATGGATATTCCGACCAACAGAAATTCTCCGCCTTTGATAGGCTTTTGTCCATGCTGGTTGTGTTATTGAAAAAGAATTCCGATGTAATGGATGCAGTTGGGGTTATTTTCTTGGATTCTTCACTTGTTGGGCTGGAAAGAAAAGACATTGGACTGGCATTAGGACTATTGCACTTTGTACGTTTCAAGTTGTTCGAACATGACGACAGGGATTGGGGTGACATGATGCTGTCTTCTCTGCAGGGAATCTATCCTAAGATAGAGAGGGAAATTGCAGAAGAGAATCATGAAGAGGAACTGGATAAATTAACCTTTGCAAAAGATTTGATTGAACCTCTTTGGATGCATCATTTATATGAAACTGGAAAGGTATCCATGACAGATGAATAG